Proteins found in one Sphaeramia orbicularis chromosome 8, fSphaOr1.1, whole genome shotgun sequence genomic segment:
- the fbxl20 gene encoding F-box/LRR-repeat protein 20 has translation MGKEVNGVSRSRFEMFTNSDEAVINKKLPKELLLRIFSFLDVVTLCRCAQVSRSWNVLALDGSNWQRIDLFDFQRDIEGRVVENISKRCGGFLRKLSLRGCLGVGDSALRTFSQNCRNIELLSLNGCTKITDSTCNSLSKFCPKLKHLDLASCTSITNLSLKALSEGCPLLEQLNISWCDQVTKDGIQALVRSCPGLKGLFLKGCTQLEDEALKHIGAHCPELVTLNLQTCSQITDEGLITICRGCHRLQSLCVSGCANITDAILHALGQNCPRLRILEVARCSQLTDVGFTTLARNCHELEKMDLEECVQITDGTLIQLSIHCPRLQVLSLSHCELITDDGIRHLGSGPCAHDRLEVIELDNCPLITDASLEHLKSCHSLDRIELYDCQQITRAGIKRLRTHLPNIKVHAYFAPVTPPPSVGGSRQRFCRCCVLL, from the exons ATGGGGAAGGAGGTAAATGGTGTTTCACGGAGCCGGTTTGAG ATGTTCACAAATAGTGACGAGGCTGTCATCAATAAGAAGCTGCCTAAGGAGCTGTTGCTACG AATCTTCTCCTTTCTGGATGTGGTGACACTCTGTCGCTGTGCCCAGGTCTCACGG TCCTGGAACGTCCTGGCCTTGGATGGCAGCAACTGGCAACGAATCGACCTCTTTGACTTTCAGAGAGATATTGAG GGCAGGGTGGTGGAAAACATCTCAAAGCGATGTGGGGGGTTCCTCAGGAAGTTGAGTCTACGGGGATGCTTGGGTGTGGGTGACAGCGCCCTGAG AACATTCTCCCAGAACTGCAGGAACATAGAGCTGCTCAGTCTGAACGGCTGCACCAAGATAACCGACAG CACGTGTAACAGCCTCAGCAAGTTCTGTCCGAAACTGAAGCACCTGGATCTCGCCTCCTGTACCTCAATCACCAACCTGTCACTCAAAGCTCTCAG TGAGGGTTGTCCTCTACTGGAGCAACTCAACATCTCATGGTGTGATCAGGTCACAAAGGATGGCATCCAGGCCCTGGTGCGTTCCTGCCCTGGACTCAAAGGCCTTTTCCTTAAGGGATGCACACAG CTAGAAGACGAGGCTTTGAAGCACATTGGCGCTCATTGTCCAGAACTAGTCACACTTAACTTGCAGACATGCTCA CAGATCACAGATGAAGGCCTCATCACAATTTGTCGGGGTTGTCACCGCTTGCAGTCTCTGTGTGTTTCGGGTTGTGCCAACATCACAGATGCCATCCTGCATGCCCTGGGACAGAACTGCCCCCGCCTCAG aatATTAGAAGTGGCTCGATGTTCCCAGCTTACAGACGTTGGCTTTACAACATTAGCAAGG AATTGTCATGAGCTTGAGAAGATGGATTTAGAAGAATGTGTGCAG ATCACAGATGGTACACTTATCCAGCTGTCTATTCACTGCCCACGTTTGCAAGTCCTG AGTTTGTCTCACTGTGAGCTGATCACGGATGATGGCATCAGACACCTTGGCAGCGGCCCCTGCGCTCACGATCGTCTGGAAGTGATCGAGCTGGACAACTGCCCCCTGATCACAGACGCCTCACTGGAGCACCTGAAAAGCTGCCATAGTCTGGATCGTATCGAACTCTATGACTGCCAGCAGATCACCCGTGCTGGCATCAAGAGGCTAAGG ACCCATCTGCCTAACATCAAAGTGCATGCATACTTCGCTCCCGTCACTCCGCCCCCATCAGTCGGGGGCAGCCGCCAGAGGTTTTGCCGCTGCTGCGTCCTGCTATGA